From Diaminobutyricibacter sp. McL0608, one genomic window encodes:
- a CDS encoding NAD(P)/FAD-dependent oxidoreductase: MTTAEPIVIVGAALAGATAAATLREEGYDGHLVLIGAEEHIPYIRPPLSKGFLAGTDDRASIDVLDAGWYDDNDVDLRLGTRIARVDRQAATVVDESGTETRYDRLLLATGSQPRILTIPGSDASNVHYLRTLDDSIRLHEAIAQGGRRVVLIGSGWIGMEVAATARTLGNEVTILERDPIPLAIVLGDELGTFFAELHESRGVRIRTRMIVEAIETRDGIATGVRLGGGEIVPADVILVGVGALPQIGLAADAGLRTGNGVEVDASLRTSDDRIFAAGDIANAYHPLIGLRLRSEHWANALTGGAVAARAMLGQPAVHDGIPYFYTDQFDLGMEYSGFAPLTKEADIVYRGDRASGAFIAFWMVGARVVAGMNVNTWDVNDAIQVLIREETKVDRRALQDPDVPLDQVAAVSEGIGS; the protein is encoded by the coding sequence ATGACAACCGCAGAACCCATCGTCATCGTGGGCGCAGCCCTCGCCGGCGCGACCGCGGCCGCGACGCTGCGGGAGGAAGGCTACGACGGGCACCTCGTACTCATCGGGGCCGAGGAGCACATCCCGTACATCCGCCCGCCGCTGTCGAAAGGGTTCCTCGCGGGCACCGACGACCGCGCATCCATCGACGTGCTCGACGCCGGCTGGTACGACGACAACGACGTCGACCTGCGCCTCGGGACCCGCATCGCCCGCGTCGACCGTCAGGCCGCGACCGTCGTGGACGAGAGTGGAACCGAGACACGGTACGACCGGCTTCTCCTCGCGACCGGCTCCCAGCCGCGCATCCTCACCATCCCCGGGTCGGACGCATCCAACGTCCACTACCTGCGGACCCTCGACGACAGCATCCGTCTGCACGAGGCGATCGCCCAGGGCGGCCGGAGGGTCGTCCTCATCGGGTCCGGCTGGATCGGGATGGAGGTGGCGGCGACCGCGCGCACCCTCGGCAACGAGGTGACCATCCTCGAGCGCGACCCCATCCCCCTCGCCATCGTGCTCGGCGACGAACTCGGCACCTTCTTCGCCGAACTGCACGAATCCAGAGGCGTCCGCATCCGCACCCGGATGATCGTCGAGGCGATCGAGACGCGCGACGGGATCGCGACGGGCGTGCGACTGGGCGGCGGCGAGATCGTGCCCGCGGACGTGATCCTCGTCGGTGTCGGCGCGCTCCCGCAGATCGGGCTCGCCGCGGACGCAGGCCTTCGCACGGGCAACGGGGTCGAGGTCGACGCGTCGCTGCGCACCAGCGACGACCGGATCTTCGCCGCCGGGGACATCGCGAACGCCTACCATCCCCTGATCGGGCTGAGGCTGCGCAGTGAGCACTGGGCGAACGCGCTCACCGGCGGCGCCGTGGCGGCGCGGGCGATGCTCGGGCAGCCTGCGGTGCACGACGGCATCCCCTACTTCTACACCGACCAGTTCGATCTGGGGATGGAGTACTCCGGTTTCGCGCCGCTGACGAAAGAGGCTGACATCGTCTACCGTGGCGACCGCGCATCCGGCGCGTTCATCGCGTTCTGGATGGTCGGTGCGCGGGTGGTCGCAGGGATGAACGTGAACACCTGGGACGTGAACGACGCCATCCAGGTGCTCATCCGCGAGGAGACGAAGGTCGACCGCCGTGCGCTGCAGGATCCGGATGTTCCGCTCGACCAGGTCGCAGCGGTGAGCGAGGGCATCGGCTCATGA
- the cls gene encoding cardiolipin synthase, translating to MANDQLPPLIGGILILIDLAIRIAALIIVPRDRKPTAAMAWLLAIFLIPFIGIILFLLIGNVKLPKKRREKQAELNRMIEERSAEVDLSGDRSSWPSWFAGLVHQNHSLGALPAAAGNSATLIGDYTTSIDAMAAEIDTATRFVNAEFYIVSFDTTTKGFFAAMERAVQRGVPVRLLADYVASRRVAAHDETFAELDRIGVKWSYMLPVRPFKGEYQRPDLRNHRKLLVVDGRVGFMGSQNLIDRSYNSPKNIKRGLQWQELMTRITGPIVTATNAVFLSDWYLETGELLGDEASLRATDVPADPSADALVCQVVPSGPGYDGENNLRQFLTLVTSAQKKVIITSPYFVPDEAMMYAITSACERGLEVQLFVSAIGDQGSVWHAQRSYYKPLLQAGVQIWLYPAPYILHSKHLSIDDDVAVIGSSNMDIRSFALNSEVTLLVRGEAFVTQMRAVEQGYRDAGRQLTLEEWEKEPASATFLDGVARLTSALQ from the coding sequence ATGGCCAACGATCAGCTACCGCCCCTGATCGGCGGCATCCTGATCCTCATCGACCTGGCGATCCGCATCGCTGCGCTGATCATCGTGCCGAGGGACCGCAAACCCACGGCTGCGATGGCCTGGCTTCTCGCCATCTTCCTCATCCCCTTCATCGGCATCATCCTGTTCCTGCTGATCGGCAACGTAAAGCTGCCGAAGAAGCGACGGGAGAAACAGGCCGAGCTGAACCGGATGATCGAAGAGCGCTCGGCCGAAGTCGACCTGTCCGGCGACCGCTCCAGCTGGCCCAGCTGGTTCGCGGGGCTCGTGCACCAGAACCACAGTCTGGGAGCCCTGCCCGCAGCGGCTGGAAACAGCGCCACGCTGATCGGCGACTATACGACCTCGATCGATGCAATGGCCGCCGAGATCGACACGGCCACGCGCTTCGTGAACGCAGAGTTCTACATCGTCTCGTTCGATACGACGACCAAGGGATTCTTCGCCGCGATGGAACGTGCCGTTCAGCGCGGTGTGCCCGTGCGACTTCTGGCGGACTACGTCGCCTCCCGCCGCGTCGCCGCCCACGACGAGACCTTCGCCGAACTCGACCGCATCGGGGTGAAATGGAGCTACATGCTGCCGGTACGCCCCTTCAAGGGCGAGTACCAGCGGCCAGACCTGCGCAACCACCGCAAGCTTCTCGTCGTCGACGGCCGCGTCGGCTTCATGGGGTCGCAGAACCTCATCGACCGCAGCTACAACTCCCCCAAGAACATCAAGCGGGGACTGCAATGGCAGGAGCTGATGACGCGGATCACGGGACCAATCGTCACGGCGACCAACGCGGTGTTCCTGTCCGACTGGTATCTCGAGACCGGCGAACTCCTCGGCGACGAGGCGAGCCTGCGCGCGACCGACGTACCGGCTGATCCGTCAGCGGATGCGCTGGTCTGCCAGGTCGTGCCGAGCGGCCCCGGCTACGACGGCGAGAACAACCTGCGGCAGTTCCTCACGCTTGTCACGTCGGCGCAGAAGAAGGTCATCATCACGAGCCCGTACTTTGTGCCCGACGAGGCGATGATGTACGCGATCACCTCGGCGTGCGAGCGCGGACTGGAGGTGCAGCTCTTCGTCTCCGCGATCGGCGACCAGGGGTCGGTCTGGCACGCTCAGCGCTCCTACTACAAGCCGCTGCTGCAGGCGGGGGTGCAGATCTGGCTGTACCCCGCCCCGTACATCCTGCACTCCAAGCACCTGTCGATCGACGATGATGTCGCCGTGATCGGGTCGAGCAACATGGACATCCGCTCGTTCGCCCTGAACTCGGAGGTTACCCTGCTCGTGCGCGGAGAAGCGTTCGTCACGCAGATGCGCGCCGTCGAACAGGGATACCGGGATGCGGGGCGCCAGTTGACTCTCGAAGAGTGGGAGAAGGAGCCGGCGTCGGCGACCTTCCTCGACGGGGTAGCCCGCCTCACCTCCGCGCTGCAGTA
- the tal gene encoding transaldolase, which yields MTATGDLRRAGVSIWLDDLSRERILSGGLARLIAERDVVGITTNPTIFANAFEESGAYERQLAELRRMGASAADAAFALMTADVQSACDVLRPTFDATEGLDGRVSIEVSPAVAHDSAATLAEAHQLRSAVDRQNLFVKIPATDAGITAIADATAAGISVNVTLIFGLERYRQVIDASVSGLERAKDAGLPLGAIQSVASFFVSRVDVEVDRRLESAGVTDSPLAGRAAVANARLAYEIFEQSVRSQRWLALERDGANRQRPLWASTGVKNTRMRDTVYVEELVAPQTVNTMPEKTLEAVWDHGTIASDTVTGNYEDALQVVDGLAAHGILLSDVSATLETAGIATFSASWERLVDSVRAGLEAA from the coding sequence ATGACAGCCACAGGCGACCTTCGACGCGCCGGCGTGAGCATCTGGCTGGACGATCTCTCGCGTGAACGGATCCTCTCCGGCGGCCTTGCGCGGCTGATCGCCGAACGCGACGTGGTGGGAATCACGACCAACCCGACGATCTTCGCCAACGCGTTCGAGGAGTCGGGCGCCTACGAACGCCAGCTCGCCGAGCTCCGCCGGATGGGCGCAAGCGCGGCAGATGCCGCTTTTGCGCTGATGACGGCCGACGTGCAGTCCGCGTGCGACGTCCTTCGGCCGACCTTCGACGCGACCGAGGGCCTCGACGGCCGCGTCTCGATCGAGGTCAGCCCCGCGGTGGCCCACGACTCCGCGGCGACGCTGGCTGAGGCGCACCAGCTGCGGTCGGCGGTCGACCGCCAGAACCTGTTCGTCAAGATCCCGGCCACGGATGCGGGGATCACCGCGATCGCGGACGCGACGGCGGCAGGCATCAGCGTCAACGTGACGCTCATCTTCGGGCTCGAACGCTACCGCCAGGTGATCGACGCCTCCGTGTCAGGGCTGGAACGCGCGAAGGATGCTGGACTCCCCCTCGGAGCGATCCAGTCGGTCGCCTCCTTCTTCGTCTCACGGGTGGACGTCGAGGTCGACCGGCGACTGGAGTCGGCCGGCGTCACCGACTCCCCACTCGCTGGACGCGCCGCCGTCGCAAACGCCAGGCTCGCCTACGAGATCTTCGAGCAGTCGGTGCGCAGTCAACGCTGGCTGGCGCTGGAACGGGACGGTGCCAACCGGCAGCGGCCTCTCTGGGCGTCGACGGGGGTCAAGAACACGCGGATGCGCGACACGGTCTATGTCGAAGAGCTCGTCGCCCCGCAGACGGTGAACACGATGCCCGAGAAGACGCTCGAAGCGGTGTGGGATCACGGCACGATCGCGTCGGACACGGTCACCGGGAACTATGAGGATGCGCTGCAGGTCGTCGACGGACTGGCCGCCCACGGCATCCTGCTCTCCGATGTCTCCGCGACGCTCGAGACGGCCGGCATCGCGACGTTCTCCGCGTCGTGGGAACGACTCGTCGACTCCGTGCGCGCCGGACTGGAGGCCGCGTGA